The genomic segment cagacggacagagggagggaaggagagagagacagacggatggacagggaggggagaaagaggcagacacaaggagggagagagacagacggacagagaggggagggagagatggagggagggagacagacaagcagagatggagggagagacagagggagagagatggagagacggACGaacggggagggagagagatggagggagagacagacggacggGGGAGCAGCAAGAGAagcacagacggacagacagaaagGGAGTGAGCGAGGTACACagacagaaggacagagagagagagcacagaatTTGTGAAACATGTAAACACAAACACACTATTGACGTTGTAGAAGTGAGAGTCTGGGAGCGATCCCCCTCCCCCCCATGTGTGAGTGTGTAGTTGAGCTGATCAGCTGGTGATCTTTCACCATCACAACACTGACCTGCTGAACGAGGCTTTtaacatgatctcatctcattatctctagccgctttatcctgttctacagggtcgcaggcaagctggagcctatcccagctgactacaggcgaaaggtggggtacaccctggacaagtcgccaggtcatcacagggctgacacatagacacagacaaccattcacactcacactcacacctacgctcaatttagagtcacaagttaacctaacctgcatgtctttggactgtgggggaaaccggagcacccggaggaaacccacgcagacacggggagaacatgcaaactccgcacagaaaggccctcgccggccacggggctcgaacccggaccttcttgctgtgaggcgacagcgctaaccactacatcaccgtgccgccctgcttttaACATAATGTGAGGAGTAAAAGGAAACGCTGCCTTTCTGAAAAGATGAGCTTCCTGTTCGAGATACTGGCACTCAACAAACacgtgcacacacgcacacacataactGTGTGTTTAGTCAAATGTTTTAAAATACTGCTTCTGTTACTTTGCGAAAAACTGCAGCACAAACCCAGCTACTGTTCTCCAAGATTAGCTTGTACTAGCTAGCTTAGTATGCTACTTCAAATGATGCTGAGTTTGCACTCTCACatgttaactgtgtgtgtgtttgtgtgtgtgttttaagtcCAGTATCAGCGTGTCGTTCCTGACGTGTCAAGTATAAGAGTGATGCGGCGTGACACGTCCTCACGCAGACGGAAGCAGGTGACTCCACAGCGCAGGGCTCCCTCACGCACACGCAGACACAGCGGACCCTCAGGTGTgtataggggtgtgtgtgtgtaggtaggtaggtaagggtgtgtgtgtgtttggtgctgatacatggtgtgtgtgtgtgttcagaggcATCACCAAGGAGGAAACGGAGATTTCGCCCAGGGATGAGGGCGCTCATGGAGATTCGAAAGTTCCAGAAGACGACAAACCTGCTGCTGCGTAAAGCACCGTTTTCAcgtctggtacacacacacacacacgccaatcagccataacattaaaaccaactGCCTAATATTGCGTAGGTCCTGCTTGTGCCATCAAAACATCTTTGACCCTCAAGGCCTGGACTCCACAGGATCTCTGAAAGTGTGCTGTGGGATCTGGCACCAAGACATCAGCAGAAGAccctgtaagttgtgaggtggaTCCTCTATGGATCggtcttgtttgtccagcacatcccaaagatgctgATTAGATTGAGATCCGAGGAGTTTGGAGGCCaattcaacaccttgaactctttatCAAGCTCCTCAAACCGTTCCTGACCAGTTTCTGTAGTGTGTTGGAGATCCTGCTGAAAAATAATGTCATTACAGAATATTGATGCCATGAAGGGGTGAAGTTGGTCTGTAACAGTGTTTAGATAGGTAGTACGTATCAAAGTAACATTCACATGAataccaggacccaaggtttctcaGCAGAACGTTGTCCAGAGCAACCACGCTGCCTCCACCGGCTTGCCTTCTGGCCAGTGACATGCACCCGGCCGTCCACgtgatgtaaaagaaaacgtgattcatcagaccaggacaCCTTGTTCCatagctccatggtccagttctgatgtccATTGTCGGTCTTTCAGCAGGGgttagcatgggcactctgactgaGCTGCAGCGATGCAGCAAGCTGCACTGTGcattctga from the Neoarius graeffei isolate fNeoGra1 chromosome 2, fNeoGra1.pri, whole genome shotgun sequence genome contains:
- the LOC132882177 gene encoding histone H3-like centromeric protein A encodes the protein MRRDTSSRRRKQVTPQRRAPSRTRRHSGPSEASPRRKRRFRPGMRALMEIRKFQKTTNLLLRKAPFSRLVKEVCQIFSRENLRWQAYALLALQEAAEAFLVRLFSDANLCAIHAKRVTLFPKDIQLARRIRGVENM